One Cervus canadensis isolate Bull #8, Minnesota chromosome 1, ASM1932006v1, whole genome shotgun sequence genomic window carries:
- the LOC122453347 gene encoding ornithine decarboxylase — translation MNSFSNEEFDCHFLDEGFTAKDILDQKINEVSSSDDKDAFYVADLGDILKKHLRWLKALPRVTPFYAVKCNDSRTIVKTLAAIGTGFDCASKTEIQLVQSLGVPPERIIYANPCKQVSQIKYAANNGVQMMTFDSEVELMKVARAHPKAKLVLRIATDDSKAVCRLSVKFGATLKTSRLLLERAKELDIDVIGVSFHVGSGCTDPETFVQAISDARCVFDMGAEVGFNMYLLDIGGGFPGSEDVKLKFEEIISVINPALDKYFPSDSGVRIIAEPGRYYVASAFTLAVNIIAKKLVLKEQMGSDDEEESSERTFMYYVNDGVYGSFNCILYDHAHVKPLLQKRPKPDEKYYSSSIWGPTCDGLDRIVELCNLPEMHVGDWMLFENMGAYTVAAASTFNGFQRPTIYYVMSGPTWQLMQQIRTQDFPPGVEEPDVGPLPVSCAQESGMKRHSAACASTRINV, via the coding sequence ATGAACAGCTTTAGTAATGAAGAGTTTGACTGCCATTTCTTGGATGAAGGCTTTACTGCCAAGGACATTCTGGaccaaaaaattaatgaagtttcTTCTTCTGATGATAAGGATGCCTTCTATGTTGCGGACCTGGGAGACATTCTGAAGAAACATCTGAGATGGTTGAAAGCTCTTCCTCGGGTCACCCCCTTTTATGCAGTCAAATGCAATGATAGCAGAACCATAGTGAAGACACTCGCTGCCATTGGGACAGGATTTGACTGTGCCAGCAAGACTGAAATACAATTGGTGCAGAGTCTTGGGGTGCCCCCAGAGAGGATTATCTATGCAAATCCGTGTAAACAAGTGTCTCAGATTAAGTATGCTGCCAATAACGGAGTCCAGATGATGACTTTTGATAGTGAAGTCGAGCTGATGAAAGTTGCCAGGGCACATCCAAAGGCCAAGTTGGTTTTGCGTATCGCCACTGATGATTCCAAAGCAGTCTGTCGCCTCAGTGTCAAATTTGGTGCCACACTTAAAACCAGCAGGCTTCTTTTGGAACGGGCGAAAGAGCTAGATATTGATGTCATTGGTGTCAGCTTCCACGTGGGAAGTGGCTGTACTGATCCTGAGACCTTTGTGCAGGCCATCTCTGATGCCCGCTGTGTCTTTGACATGGGCGCTGAGGTTGGTTTCAACATGTATCTGCTTGATATTGGTGGTGGCTTTCCTGGATCTGAGGATGTAAAGCTTAAATTTGAAGAGATCATCAGTGTAATCAACCCAGCATTGGACAAGTATTTTCCATCAGACTCTGGAGTGAGAATCATAGCTGAGCCAGGCAGATACTATGTTGCATCAGCTTTCACACTCGCAGTTAATATTATTGCCAAAAAACTTGTATTAAAGGAACAGATGGGCTCTGATGATGAAGAGGAGTCAAGTGAACGGACATTTATGTATTACGTGAATGATGGAGTATATGGATCATTCAACTGCATCCTTTACGATCACGCACACGTGAAGCCTCTTCTGCAGAAGAGACCCAAACCAGACGAGAAGTATTATTCATCCAGCATCTGGGGACCCACCTGTGACGGCCTGGACCGCATTGTTGAGCTCTGTAACCTGCCCGAGATGCATGTGGGAGATTGGATGCTCTTTGAGAACATGGGTGCTtacactgttgctgctgcttctaCTTTCAATGGATTCCAGAGACCCACCATCTACTACGTGATGTCAGGGCCAACGTGGCAACTGATGCAGCAGATCCGGACCCAGGACTTCCCGCCCGGAGTGGAGGAGCCAGACGTCGGTCCCCTGCCCGTGTCCTGTGCCCAGGAGAGCGGCATGAAGAGGCACTCGGCAGCCTGCGCTTCCACGCGTATTAACGTGTAG